A single region of the Hyphomonas adhaerens MHS-3 genome encodes:
- a CDS encoding GNAT family N-acetyltransferase, which produces MSIFMSCLRKFPWRGAPRPYVARLIRSLPGAKIWVAEEPNAGIIGFLTLQPHDAYIDHIFVHEDWRFCGVGRGLLEVAREEAGQPLTLDVDTQNFGARKAYEALGWHVAASAGEDKGRSQIRLVSP; this is translated from the coding sequence ATGTCGATCTTCATGTCGTGCCTGCGCAAGTTCCCGTGGCGCGGCGCGCCCCGACCCTATGTGGCCCGGCTGATCCGGTCCCTGCCCGGCGCGAAGATCTGGGTCGCCGAAGAGCCGAATGCCGGCATCATCGGCTTTCTCACCCTGCAGCCGCACGACGCCTATATCGACCACATCTTCGTGCATGAAGACTGGCGCTTCTGCGGCGTTGGCCGCGGCCTGCTGGAGGTCGCGCGGGAAGAAGCGGGACAGCCGCTGACGCTGGATGTCGACACCCAGAATTTCGGCGCCCGCAAGGCCTATGAAGCGCTCGGGTGGCATGTCGCCGCCTCGGCCGGCGAAGACAAAGGCCGCAGCCAGATCCGCCTCGTCAGCCCTTAG
- the lpdA gene encoding dihydrolipoyl dehydrogenase: MAETYDVVIIGGGPGGYNCAIRAGQLGLKVACIESRGKLGGTCLNVGCIPSKALLHTSDMFRAAQEDFESMGIKTGKLDVDIEKMIAQKDETVEGLTKGIEFLFKKNNAEYIKGRGKIAGPGKVDVEGPDGSKKTLETKNIVIATGSEPVSLPGIEIDEERVVTNTGALSLTTVPKRLILIGAGVIGLEMGSVWSRLGAEVTVVEYLDRIMPGADSEIAKEAQRTFKKQGLTFRLGQKVTGVEKMKSKLKLSMEPAKGGETETLDADVVIVAVGRRAYTDGLGLENVGVTTDKRGVVQVTDGHFKAADGVWAIGDCIHGPMLAHKAEDDGTAVAELIAGKAGHVDYDLVPSVVYTNPEIAWVGKTEDQLKEEGVEYVKGKFPFMANSRARTNHETTGFVKILADKKTDRILGAHLMGPCVGEMIGELCVAMEFGAASEDIARTCHAHPTLSEAIRQAAMGVEGWTMQM, translated from the coding sequence ATGGCAGAGACCTATGACGTCGTCATCATCGGTGGCGGCCCCGGCGGCTACAATTGCGCGATCCGCGCAGGACAACTCGGGCTGAAGGTTGCCTGTATCGAATCCCGCGGCAAGCTGGGCGGCACCTGCCTGAATGTCGGCTGTATTCCGTCCAAGGCCCTCCTGCACACGTCGGACATGTTCCGCGCAGCCCAGGAAGACTTCGAATCCATGGGTATCAAGACGGGCAAGCTGGACGTCGATATCGAGAAGATGATCGCCCAGAAGGACGAGACCGTCGAAGGCCTGACCAAGGGCATCGAATTCCTGTTCAAGAAAAACAATGCCGAATACATCAAGGGCCGCGGCAAGATCGCCGGTCCGGGCAAGGTGGACGTCGAAGGCCCCGACGGTTCGAAGAAGACGCTGGAAACAAAGAACATCGTCATCGCCACCGGCTCCGAACCGGTCAGCCTGCCGGGTATCGAAATCGACGAGGAGCGCGTGGTGACGAACACCGGCGCCCTGTCACTGACCACCGTGCCGAAGCGCCTCATCCTGATCGGCGCCGGCGTCATCGGCCTTGAGATGGGCTCGGTCTGGTCCCGCCTCGGCGCCGAAGTGACCGTGGTGGAATATCTCGACCGCATCATGCCGGGCGCCGACAGCGAAATCGCCAAGGAAGCTCAGCGCACCTTCAAGAAGCAGGGCCTCACCTTCCGCCTCGGCCAGAAAGTGACCGGCGTCGAAAAGATGAAGTCCAAGCTGAAACTCTCCATGGAGCCGGCCAAGGGCGGTGAGACGGAAACGCTGGACGCCGATGTCGTGATCGTCGCCGTCGGCCGCCGTGCGTACACAGACGGCCTCGGCCTGGAAAATGTCGGTGTCACAACCGACAAGCGCGGCGTCGTGCAGGTGACAGACGGTCACTTCAAGGCCGCAGACGGCGTCTGGGCGATCGGCGACTGTATTCACGGCCCGATGCTGGCCCACAAGGCTGAAGATGACGGCACAGCCGTGGCCGAACTGATCGCCGGCAAGGCGGGCCATGTCGACTATGACCTGGTGCCGAGCGTCGTCTACACGAACCCGGAAATCGCCTGGGTCGGCAAGACGGAAGACCAGCTGAAGGAAGAAGGCGTTGAATATGTGAAGGGCAAGTTCCCCTTCATGGCCAACTCCCGCGCCCGCACGAACCACGAAACCACCGGCTTCGTGAAAATCCTGGCCGACAAGAAAACCGACCGCATTCTCGGCGCCCACCTGATGGGCCCGTGCGTCGGCGAGATGATCGGCGAGCTGTGCGTTGCCATGGAATTCGGCGCCGCTTCGGAAGACATTGCCCGCACCTGCCACGCCCACCCCACCCTGTCGGAAGCCATCCGTCAGGCCGCCATGGGCGTCGAAGGCTGGACGATGCAGATGTAG
- a CDS encoding caspase family protein — MAKRLKHFWRTILARPVLARTVLACACLLLLPAAAFAETRLGLVISQTNYSGDLSRVGSAGQEADAIASALIDTGFDVTRAHDLNKRDLATTLNAFRRKVDMAGPDAVAFVYYTGHGAQHPESGDSYLLGVDAELVAASDLAFYGLDMQTQRDGFAATGARAVFMVFDACRNVPGFSGYKAAVKGLSRVEAKPDMLIAYATGLDDVAKEGVYAPVLAEEIRRPGQKAEDAFAAAQRRVAGRTNRSQLPWTNNLLYNEFCFAACEKPAVTERPEPFELVMSGTELDRAFNTVYGKSDKAVVKNDDGETFDVSPAFAVQFDDYIALVSKAQNREDAHVSAGYVAAHYIKDGEIIGEWPNLGFGNGFGMPPDYSLRTGLLNYPTMMVQAGYTAQGYTASLQTLIEITPDGPKVRADVETLEDTSGAAYDDLQPCILEGTIEASRTSSDVFYVDYRYTGPIKGEDRKVEYRLDPETGKYIPDFVIEPETCIGLMFDAVGDPAE, encoded by the coding sequence GTGGCGAAGCGACTAAAGCATTTCTGGCGGACCATTCTTGCCCGCCCCGTTCTGGCCCGCACTGTATTGGCCTGTGCGTGCCTCCTCCTGCTGCCGGCAGCCGCGTTCGCAGAGACACGCCTCGGCCTGGTCATCTCCCAGACCAATTACAGCGGAGACCTCTCACGCGTCGGAAGCGCCGGCCAGGAAGCGGACGCCATCGCCAGCGCCCTGATCGACACGGGGTTCGATGTCACCCGCGCCCATGACCTCAACAAGCGCGACCTCGCCACGACGCTGAACGCCTTCCGCCGCAAGGTCGACATGGCGGGCCCGGATGCCGTGGCCTTCGTCTACTATACCGGCCATGGCGCCCAGCACCCGGAAAGCGGGGATTCCTACCTGCTGGGCGTGGATGCGGAACTCGTCGCCGCCTCCGATCTCGCCTTTTACGGCCTCGACATGCAGACCCAGCGCGACGGCTTTGCCGCAACCGGGGCCCGGGCCGTCTTCATGGTCTTCGATGCCTGCCGCAATGTCCCGGGCTTTTCAGGATACAAGGCCGCCGTCAAAGGCCTCTCCCGGGTCGAAGCAAAGCCGGACATGCTGATCGCCTATGCCACGGGGCTGGATGATGTGGCCAAGGAAGGCGTCTATGCGCCAGTCCTGGCCGAGGAGATCCGGCGGCCGGGACAGAAAGCCGAAGACGCGTTTGCCGCCGCGCAGCGCCGCGTCGCCGGGCGGACCAATCGCAGCCAGCTGCCCTGGACCAACAACCTCCTCTACAACGAGTTCTGCTTCGCCGCCTGCGAGAAACCCGCGGTCACAGAGCGCCCCGAACCGTTCGAACTGGTCATGAGCGGTACCGAACTCGACCGGGCCTTCAACACGGTCTACGGCAAGTCCGACAAGGCCGTTGTGAAGAATGACGACGGAGAGACGTTTGACGTCTCGCCCGCCTTTGCCGTCCAGTTTGACGACTATATCGCCCTCGTTTCCAAGGCGCAGAACCGCGAAGACGCGCATGTCTCCGCCGGCTATGTCGCGGCCCATTACATCAAGGATGGCGAGATCATCGGCGAGTGGCCGAACCTTGGCTTCGGCAATGGCTTCGGCATGCCGCCGGACTATTCGCTGCGCACCGGCCTCCTGAACTATCCGACCATGATGGTGCAGGCCGGCTATACGGCGCAGGGCTATACGGCCAGCCTGCAGACCCTGATCGAGATCACGCCGGACGGCCCCAAGGTGCGGGCCGATGTCGAGACGCTCGAAGACACAAGCGGCGCGGCCTATGACGATCTGCAGCCTTGCATTCTGGAAGGCACGATCGAGGCCTCCCGGACCAGCAGCGACGTCTTCTATGTCGACTACCGCTACACCGGCCCGATCAAGGGCGAGGACCGCAAGGTGGAATACAGGCTGGACCCGGAAACCGGAAAATATATCCCCGATTTCGTGATCGAGCCTGAAACCTGTATCGGGCTGATGTTCGACGCGGTCGGCGACCCGGCGGAATAA
- a CDS encoding ferredoxin--NADP reductase — translation MSADATGAATGAARVNPNAPTEETVLSVEHYTDRLFRFRITRPRSFRFRSGEFVMIGLPKEDGRPLLRAYSIASPAWDEELEFYSIKVPDGPLTSRLCHIQPGDKVLLGKKPTGTLVLDALLPGKRLYMFSTGTGFAPFASLVRDPETYERYDEVIVTHTCREVAELTYSHNLVADLINDPLVGEMVEGKLRLYTSCTREPHEHQGRITDLIGSGKLFEDLGVTPLDPTTDRGMICGSMEMIQDTKARMIKAGLTEGSNAAPAEFVIEKAFAG, via the coding sequence ATGTCCGCTGACGCGACCGGAGCCGCCACTGGGGCAGCTCGTGTGAATCCGAATGCGCCGACGGAGGAAACCGTCCTTTCGGTCGAACACTACACCGACCGGCTGTTCCGTTTCCGTATTACCCGCCCGCGCAGTTTCCGTTTCCGTTCAGGCGAATTCGTAATGATCGGCCTGCCCAAGGAAGACGGGCGTCCCCTGTTGCGCGCCTATTCGATCGCCTCCCCCGCCTGGGACGAGGAACTCGAGTTTTACTCCATCAAGGTGCCGGACGGCCCGCTGACCTCCCGGCTCTGCCATATCCAGCCGGGCGACAAGGTGCTGCTGGGCAAAAAACCGACCGGGACGCTGGTGCTGGACGCTCTCCTGCCAGGCAAGCGGCTCTACATGTTTTCTACAGGGACGGGATTTGCGCCGTTCGCGAGCCTGGTGCGCGACCCCGAGACTTATGAGCGATATGACGAGGTAATTGTCACCCATACGTGCCGGGAAGTGGCAGAACTGACTTATTCTCACAATTTGGTGGCCGATTTGATTAACGACCCTCTCGTAGGGGAAATGGTGGAAGGAAAGCTCCGCCTTTACACGTCCTGCACGCGGGAACCGCACGAACATCAGGGCCGCATCACGGATCTGATAGGTTCCGGAAAACTCTTTGAAGATCTGGGTGTTACGCCGCTCGACCCTACCACGGACCGGGGCATGATCTGCGGCTCAATGGAGATGATCCAGGACACCAAGGCCCGCATGATCAAGGCCGGTCTGACAGAGGGTTCGAACGCCGCACCCGCTGAATTCGTTATAGAAAAGGCATTTGCGGGTTAG